One window of the Micromonas commoda chromosome 9, complete sequence genome contains the following:
- a CDS encoding predicted protein — MEAAADEGMAACEAIRAALASDDDRVAFDDAVFVAREILDLHDGTPHDGTPTAPSAPTETETTEASHPLVLEASALREGGVDELLEIAGDVAAALERRATDAVDAVRGAEGADARVSAATRLRLLDEADELVAEMRGECARRVAAFALVIVSHLRIAQSGEGFAQGPTALGSSVADRAGETRAAVDGALRELEGYAKDAAEALRASTADVDAALGVMEVSSDGSKNESSGFAPPVASVGAAAAEACAGTWVGIVRDVVADAAQCVVFPLVAASRSGGTEAQAAGGE, encoded by the coding sequence atggaggctgccgcggacgagggcatggcggcgtgcgaggcgattcgcgcggcgctcgcgtccgacgatgaccgcgtcgccttcgacgacgccgtgttcgtcgcgagggagatACTGGACCTGCACGACGGCACCCCGCACGACGGcaccccgacggcaccctcggcacccacggagacggagacgacggaggcgtcgcaCCCGCTGGTGTTagaggcgtccgcgctcagggaagggggcgtcgacgaactTTTGGAaatcgccggcgacgtcgcggccgcgctggagcgacgagcgaccgacgccgtcgacgccgttcgcggcgcggagggcgcggacgcgcgcgtatcggcggcgacgcggcttcgtctgctggacgaggcggacgagctcgtggcCGAGATGCGCGGCGAATGCGCcagacgcgtcgccgcgtttgcTCTCGTAATCGTCTCGCATCTGCGAATAGCGCAATCGGGGGAGGGTTTCGCACAGGGTCCAACAGCGTTGGggtcctccgtcgccgatcgcgccggggagacgcgcgcggcggtggacggcgcgctgaGAGAGCTGGAAGGGTacgcgaaggacgcggcggaggcgctgagggcgtccaccgcggacgtcgacgccgcgttgggGGTAATGGAGGTATCTTCCGACGGATCAAAAAACGAATCGTCGGGTTTTGCGCCTCCGGTGGcttccgtcggcgcggcggcggcggaggcgtgcgCCGGGACGTGGGTTGGGATCGTGCGGGATGTtgtggcggacgcggcgcagtGCGTGGTGTTCCCGCTGGtggccgcgtcgaggagcggggggacggaggcgcaggcggcggggggcgagtGA
- a CDS encoding predicted protein, producing MNPTSTGDTCTPPRHPAPRAERSVGDASAAPSPIVVGVRPDLVGHNTFYTETLEPTVLELKSVGHSEVTRSSRQTPFRRDADQRTSSQHATRDMSVDAEAAPLLVRDAGSPSRDRRGGMPLAILAAVVGLVLLGAAAAIATGGGTSAGAPALGMSWKVGDWWRPGDRTTSEVAFKNPDPAKAAAIVKATTARAGVGQTQTNAAAAAAATDASQQQPQPPDTAARPQTPPADETPARLPAEAAAVPIGPHSTNPPLKPLKPLTNQKGRWKIVAFASSNYLGITKAWYERLTNLGYTEHVVAAMDDEIFAELARLGYRVEDHVVSPTEATEPGEPVRGWGRHLWKLWRYRLAYVNRQTQMGRNVFLVDVDTMWNRKVDLSDLFDGTPDDSSADVFFSQGTVYPHDAFDAWGFVGCMGSVAFRATPRTTALLKAAMEDCKAGACDDQVAMNGALLRKYGVDWNRVTGFGHGTMAAPVANRLKVTDANAMNIKVRVWPKPFAFRSFMKDVRRVEMASLAGSAGGASGVCLGQVEPAALGEAPITTGPKGAVVDYARPFIVAPLLDKDGDKKLEAWNKFQRLCFVIDTPEYRRTALPQPTPAVPAASPQ from the exons ATGAATCCAACGTCAACGGGCGATACTTGTACTCCGCCGCGTcatcccgcgccgcgtgccgAGCGCTCTGTCGGAGACGCGTCtgccgcgccctcgcctaTAGTCGTCGGTGTTCGTCCGGATTTGGTCGGTCACAACACATTTTATACGGAGACTCTCGAACCAACCGTTCTTGAGTTAAAATCGGTCGGACACTCGGAGGTTACACGATCCAGTCGCCAAACGCCTTTTCGACGGGACGCGGACCAGCGGACGAGTTCACAACACGCGACGCGAGACATGtcggtcgacgcggaggcggcgcctctgctcgtccgcgatgcgggttcgccgtcgcgggatcgacgcggcggcatGCCCCTGGCGAtactcgccgcggtggtcggCCTG GTCTTactgggcgcggcggcggcgatcgccaccggcggcggcaccagCGCCGGCGCTCCCGCGCTCGGCATGAGCTGGAAAGTCGGCGACTGGTGGAGGCCCGGCGACCGGACCACGAGCGAGGTGGCGTTCAAGAATCCCGACCCGGCCaaggccgcggcgatcgtcaaggcgaccaccgcgcgagcgggcgTCGGGCAGACGCagacgaacgccgccgccgcggcggcggccaccgaCGCATCCCAACAGCAGCCGCAGCCACcggacacggcggcgcgaccgcagacgccgcccgcggacgagacgcccgcgcggctgcCCGCGGAAGCGGCCGCGGTTCCCATCGGACCGCACTCTACTAACCCGCCGCTTAAACCGCTTAAACCGCTCACCAACCAGAAGGGCCGGTGGAAgatcgtcgcgttcgcctcctccaaCTACCTCGGCATCACCAAGGCGTGGTACGAACGCTTGACGAACCTCGGATACAccgagcacgtcgtcgccgccatggaTGACGAGATCTTCGCGGAACTCGCGCGACTCGGGTACCGCGTGGAAGATCACGTGGTGTCGCccacggaggcgacggagccgggcGAGCCCGTGCGGGGGTGGGGGCGACACCTGTGGAAGCTGTGGCGGTACAGGCTGGCGTACGTCAACAGGCAGACGCAGATGGGACGGAACGTCTTcctcgtggacgtggacaCCATGTGGAACAGGAAGGTTGATCTTTCGGACTTGTTCGACGGGACGCCGGACGATTCATCCGCCGACGTCTTCTTCAGCCAGGGCACCGTCTACCCTcacgacgccttcgacgcgtGGGGGTTCGTCGGATGCATGGGCAGCGTGGCGTTCAGAGCCACGCCCCGAACCACCGCGctgctcaaggcggcgatggaggattGCAAAgccggcgcgtgcgacgacCAGGTGGCGATGAAcggcgcgctccttcgcAAGTACGGGGTGGATTGGAACCGGGTTACCGGGTTCGGGCACGGCACGAtggccgcgccggtcgcgaaTAGGCTCAAGGTtacggacgcgaacgcgatgAACATCAAAGTTCGCGTGTGGCCCAAGCCGTTCGCGTTTCGCAGCTTCATGAAGGACGTGAGACGGGTGGAGATGGCGAGTCTGGCGGGCTCGGCtgggggcgcgagcggggtgTGCCTCGGGCAGGtggagcccgcggcgctgggcgagGCTCCAATCACGACCGGACCGAagggcgcggtggtggactACGCCAGGCCGttcatcgtcgcgccgctgctGGACAAGGACGGCGATAAGAAGCTGGAGGCTTGGAACAAGTTCCAGCGGCTCTGCTTCGTCATCGACACGCCGGAGTATCGCAGAACCGCGCTGCCGCAGCCGACGCCAGCCgtcccggccgcgtcgccccagtga
- a CDS encoding predicted protein, translating into MLPPSRDEPPPDPHGFRDVIARRRKAAEDDRDRLRSFERACASSREDLRRTARELESTARHRHAAQLESLANALKRAREVPPAFSPSLIAVRWLWRQLMDAKRLEEASELGAHASAVEERETTRHLANVDAENAARLASACVGHAKELQSLAASLASCERELAGAHARVGRKLTRPGVGAGEARAGAQEAIKNGARWIAAAKKAAEDVASKSSERFARALLALETHTRRRCDAYAATYDAAHLPRDETTGEAAWSAMRKPGASVMKANGVDRAREARRTLREVTAAAAAGASLRAEEAARDARRRYRLERLSAGRGPNDAGGGDDDVEPTADASADANAAARRRARERAAADARWIEPSDEAEGIVPTRPEHEEVETGDGTSGGGTTTTNAAVPSNASRRAPGNRATRLVGFADDRDGYMRGVGVEAIVATTAAIEANAARDEDDGDDGDDGDDVGPEGIAERRRRRWFDLVDDRLGRALWRRRSGMKLPPPRVEPTGKRADGVKPRSSFNLARKRTHV; encoded by the coding sequence ATGctcccgccgtcgagggatGAGCCACCGCCGGACCCGCACGGCTtccgcgacgtcatcgcaCGACGGCGTaaggccgccgaggacgatcgcgatcgcctccgctCGTTCGAACGCGCGTGCGCATCCTCGCGGGAAGACCTGCGACGGACGGCGCGTGAGCTCGAGTCCACCGCTCGGCACCGTcacgccgcgcagctcgagtcactcgcgaacgcgctcaagcgagcgcgcgaggtccCGCCCGCGTTCTCCCCGTCGCTCATCGCGGTGCGGTGGCTGTGGCGGCAGCTGATGGACGCCAAACGCCTGGAGGAGGCGTCCGAGCTGGGAgcgcacgcgagcgccgtggAGGAGCGAGAGACGACCAGGCACCTGGccaacgtcgacgcggaaaacgccgctcgcctcgcgtcggcgtgcgtGGGGCACGCGAAAGAGCTGCAGAGcctggcggcgtcgctcgcgagctGCGAACGGGAACTCGCCGGtgcccacgcgcgcgtcgggcggaAGCTGACGAGgccgggcgtcggcgcgggcgaggcgagggcgggcgcgCAGGAGGCGATTAAAAACGGCGCGCGTtggatcgcggcggcgaaaaaggctgcggaggacgtcgcgtccaaATCATCCGaacggttcgcgcgcgcgctcctggcgctcgagacgcatacgcggcgccggtgcgacgcgtacgccgccacgtacgacgccgcgcatctcccgcgcgacgagaccaccggcgaggcggcgtggTCGGCGATGCGAaagcccggcgcgtcggtgaTGAAGGCCAACGGCGTGGACAGGGCGCGGgaagcgcgacggacgctgcgcgaggtgacggcggcggcggcggcgggtgcgtctttgcgcgcggaggaggccgcgagggacgcgcggcgacggtacCGGCTGGAGCGGCTCTCCGCGGGGCGAGGaccgaacgacgcggggggtggcgacgacgacgtggaaccgacggcggatgcgtcggcggacgcgaacgcggcggctcggcggcgcgccagggaacgcgccgcggcggacgcgcgatGGATCGAGCCGTCGGATGAGGCCGAGGGTATCgtcccgacgcgtccggagcacgaggaggtggagaccggggacgggacgtcgggcggcgggacgacgacgacaaacGCGGCCGTtccctcgaacgcgtcgcggcgcgcgccggggaatcgcgcgacgcggctcgtcggcttcgcggacgaccgcgacgggtacatgcgcggcgtcggggtggaGGCGATcgtggcgacgaccgcggcgatcgaggcgaacgccgcccgcgacgaagacgacggggacgacggggacgacggggacgacgttGGTCCCGAGGGGATTGccgaacgtcgccgtcgtcgatggtTCGACCTCGTGGATGATAGGCTCGGGCGGGCGCTCTGGCGGAGACGATCGGGGATGaagctgccgccgccgcgcgtcgagccgaCGGGTAAAAGGGCGGACGGCGTAAAGCCCAGGTCGTCGTTCAATCTCGCGAGGAAGCGAACGCACGTGTAA
- the CLP2 gene encoding ATP-dependent clp protease (Has AAA AAA_2 and ClpA domains; chloroP predicts 51 aa cTP), with the protein MASVPGARPAFGRELGSAAGSGFARGSHGTSGFATHRRVVKVRPDSRAICPGESKSQTAEERTQKKNQKLPNDATRRQTLTRNAPFSPHALPHAQARGELVVTAVFEKFTERAIKAVMLAQQEAKALRRPEVGVEHIVMGLVAEEAKKGGWLGTGVTIDSAREKAKEIVSFDKDRAARRTSTSEVPFSRGAKRVFEAALNNSTNMGMNYIAPEHIALAVAELDDESLVKYFEMLSTSRTFVKNEAERRLKTEKEKESGPAARPNTSLAPRQRQQQASQKDEKSPLNDFCFDLTQRARDEKIDPIIGRDEEVERVIQILARRSKNNPILLGEPGVGKTAIAEGLALRIVSGNVPEFLREKRVLSLDVGLLMAGAKERGELESRVTGLIKEIQDKKDVVLMIDEVHTLIGAGAVGKGGGGGMDISNMLKPPLARGELQCIGATTVDEHRKYIEKDAALERRFQPVMVEEPSEEDAIEILFGLRERYEAHHMCEITDDALIAAVQISSRYIADRFLPDKAIDLVDEAGSAARIKQYMAQKERRGEVDKATSMEAMEMWRALKQVSEAKEAAVRGLLFEEATLLRDREREVKTNLSKLGVKVDELTGDGAYGGAKVTVDEIEAVAAMWSGIPVQRMTLDEQAILANMDQDLQGSVIGQEEAVSAVSRSLRRTRCGLKDPNRPIASMLFAGPTGVGKTELTKRLAEKYFGSEDNMVRLDMSEYMERHSVSKLVGAPPGYVGFGQGGTLTEAVRRKPFTILLFDEIEKAHPDVFNILLQMMEDGRLTDSQGRVVSFKNCLIVLTSNVGSKVIAKGGGGLGFQLQDDDEEGSAEYKRIREKVLDELKNFFRPEMLNRLDEIVCFKQLEKESVQRIARLMLRETAGRMRLKGMEMALTASAMDKLLETGFDKEYGARPLRRAITSIIDDNLSEAMLRGVIHEGDVAVIDYDRSSDQFEAAAVDATAAAMGVKTFKGAANTENTYYGVSVTGVRGDPASQGFDVQWTSVGLDLEGEDFDIHRQVANNISTRSSSPVPVNELP; encoded by the exons ATGGCATCCGTCCCCGGGGCCAGACCTGCCTTCGGTCGAGAACtcggctccgccgcgggctccggCTTCGCCCGGGGATCGCACG GCACCTCCGGCTTCGccacccaccgccgcgtcgtcaagGTACGCCCCGACTCCCGCGCGATTTGCCCCGGCGAATCCAAATCTCAAACGGCAGAGGAGAGGACCCAaaaaaaaaaccaaaaaTTGCCAAAcgacgcgacccgccgccaaACGCTCACGCGAAACGCCCCCTTTTCCCCCCACGCACTCCCACACGCgcaggctcgcggcgaactcgTGGTGACCGCCGTCTTCGAGAAGTTCACCGAGCGCGCCATCAAGGCTGTCATGCTCGCGCAgcaggaggccaaggcgcttCGTCGACCCGAGGTTGGCGTCGAGCACATCGTGAtgggcctcgtcgccgaggaggccaagaaggGCGGCTGGCTCGGCACCGGCGTCACCATCGACTCGGCGCGCGAGAAGGCTAAGGAGATCGTCTCGTTCGACAaggaccgcgccgcgaggcgcacgTCCACTTCCGAGGTTCCcttcagccgcggcgccaaGCGAGTCTTCGAGGCGGCTCTGAACAACTCGACCAACATGGGCATGAACTACATAGCCCCCGAGcacatcgcgctcgccgtcgccgagctcgacgacgagtcccTGGTGAAGTACTTCGAGATGCTCTCCACCAGCCGCACCTTCGTCAAGAACGAGGCTGAGCGCAGGTTAAAgacggagaaggagaaggagtcggggccggcggcgcgacccaACActtccctcgcgccgcgtcagcGCCAGCAGCAGGCTTCGCAGAAGGACGAGAAGTCCCCTCTGAACGACTTCTGCTTCGACCTCacgcagcgcgcgcgggacgagaAGATCGACCCGATCATCGGcagggacgaggaggttgaGCGCGTGATTCAGATTCTCGCCAGGCGCTCCAAGAACAACCcgatcctcctcggcgaacccggcgtcgGAAAgacggccatcgcggagggcCTCGCGCTGCGAATCGTCTCCGGTAACGTCCCGGAGTTCCTCCGCGAGAAGCGCGTGCTATCCCTGGACGTCGGCCTGCTCATGGCGGGCGCgaaggagcgcggcgagctcgagtcgAGGGTCACCGGCCTCATCAAGGAGATTCAGGACAAGAAGGACGTCGTGCTCATGATCGACGAGGTTCACAcgctcatcggcgccggcgccgtgggtaagggcggcggcggcggcatggaCATCAGCAACATGCTCAAGCCCCCCTTGGCGCGTGGCGAGCTCCAGTGCATCGGCGCCACCACGGTGGACGAGCACCGCAAGTACATCGAGAAGGatgccgcgctcgagcgccgttTCCAGCCCGTGATGGTCGAGGAGccgagcgaggaggacgccatcgagaTCCTCTTcggcctccgcgagcgctaCGAGGCTCATCACATGTGCGAgatcaccgacgacgccctgaTCGCGGCGGTTCAAATATCCAGCCGATACATCGCCGATCGATTCCTCCCCGACAAGGccatcgacctcgtcgacgaggcgggctCCGCGGCTCGCATCAAGCAGTACATGGCTCAGAAGGAGCGCAGAGGCGAGGTGGATAAGGCCACGTCCATGGAGGCTATGGAGATGTGGCGCGCGCTCAAGCAGGTGagcgaggcgaaggaggcggccgtGAGGGGTTTGCTCTTCGAGGAGGCTACTCTCCTGCGCGACAGGGAGCGCGAGGTGAAGACCAACCTCTCCAAGCTCGGCGTGAAGGTGGACgagctcaccggcgacggcgcgtacgGTGGCGCCAAGGTGACGgtcgacgagatcgaggcggtcgcggcgatgtgGAGCGGCATCCCGGTGCAACGCATGACGCTCGACGAGCAAGCCATCCTCGCCAACATGGACCAGGATCTCCAGGGCTCCGTGATTGGccaggaggaggcggtcAGCGCGGTGTCCAGGTCCCTCAGGCGCACGCGATGCGGACTCAAGGATCCGAACCGCCCGATCGCGTCCATGCTCTTCGCGGGTCCGACCGGCGTGGGCAAGACTGAGCTCACGAAGCGTCTGGCGGAGAAGTACTTTGGCAGCGAGGACAACATGGTGCGACTGGACATGTCCGAGTACATGGAGAGGCACAGCGTGTCCAAACTCGTGGGCGCACCCCCGGGGTACGTCGGTTTCGGCCAGGGCGGCACGCTCACCGAGGCTGTTCGACGCAAGCCCTTCACCATCCTCCTCTTTGACGAGATTGAGAAGGCGCACCCCGACGTGTTCAACATCCTGCTCCAGATGATGGAGGATGGGCGCCTCACCGACTCCCAGGGAAGGGTCGTGAGCTTCAAGAACTGTCTCATCGTGCTCACGTCAAACGTGGGCAGCAAGGTGATCGccaagggcggcggtgggctcggGTTCCAGCTCCaggatgacgacgaagagGGATCCGCCGAGTACAAGCGCATTCGCGAGAAGGttctcgacgagctcaaaAATTTCTTCAGACCGGAGATGCTCAAccgcctcgacgagatcGTGTGCTTCAAGCAGTTGGAGAAGGAGTCCGTGCAGCGCATCGCACGCTTGATGCTCCGCGAGACGGCGGGTCGCATGCGCCTCAAGGGCATGGAGATGGCtctcaccgcgtccgcgatggacaAGCTTCTCGAGACTGGCTTTGACAAGGAATACGGCGCTCGGCCGCTGAGGCGCGCGATCACGTCCATCATCGACGATAACCTCTCCGAGGCGATGCTCCGCGGCGTGATTCACGAgggggacgtcgcggtgaTCGACTACGACCGGTCGAGCGACCAGTttgaagccgccgccgtcgacgccaccgcggcggcgatgggcgtgAAGACGTTCAAGGGGGCGGCCAACACGGAGAACACCTACTACGGCGTGAGCGTGacgggcgttcgcggcgatccCGCGTCTCAGGGTTTCGACGTCCAGTGGACCAGCGTCGGGCTCGACCTGGAGGGTGAGGATTTCGACATTCATCGGCAGGTGGCGAACAACATCTCCACGCGAAGTTCCTCCCCCGTGCCCGTCAACGAGTTACCGTGA
- a CDS encoding hypothetical protein (conserved hypothetical protein) has product MAEQVPPRMDIAPRDAPARRSGGIVSSLRRWNPTKTPKTTVTLALYLFGLFVAFVARPPVTITDQMQTRYFEMMDAADAMDAAPRAEAERLLADASMARYRAETWGWRFNSERKAKVYELRSLEKERFKQAEVYRKRRDAAVKEAKGELGLWSQLGIDEAKALFRKAYERGKLFATRSSYYDTFWLIVAGRSDDSMVELLIRWGFTVLSNFTVGMFSAVINFAFALPSMIATFASTGWVSALAFFLVAVVAASSVAASLLLLLFGTAGGVVYGAVAAGPALARLEASGRERERIRMIAQQRRRGMSGAAAHHREHAD; this is encoded by the coding sequence ATGGCTGAGCAGGTTCCGCCGCGGATGGACATCGCGCCtcgggacgcgcccgcgcgtagATCCGGCGGCATCGTGTCCTCGCTTCGGCGATGGAACCCGACTAAGACCCCCAAGACGACCGTCACGCTCGCGCTGTATCTCTTCGGCCTCTTCGTCGCGTTCGTGGCGAGGCCCCCGGTGACGATCACGGACCAGATGCAGACGCGGTACTTCGAGatgatggacgccgcggacgcgatggacgccgcgcctcgggcggaggctgagcggctcctcgcggacgcgtccatgGCTCGGTACCGCGCGGAGACCTGGGGTTGGCGCTTCAACTCCGAGCGCAAAGCGAAGGTCTACGAGCTTCGATCGTTGGAGAAGGAGAGATTCAAGCAGGCGGAGGTGTACAGgaaacgccgcgacgccgcggtgaaggaggcgaagggcgagctcgggctcTGGTCGCagctcggcatcgacgaggccaaggccCTGTTCCGCAAGGCGTACGAACGCGGCAAGCTTTTCGCGACTCGCTCCAGTTACTACGACACGTTCTGGCTCATCGTAGCCGGGCGCAGCGACGACAGCATGGTGGAGCTGCTCATCCGCTGGGGGTTCACGGTGCTCTCCAACTTCACCGTGGGGATGTTCAGCGCGGTGATCAacttcgcgttcgcgcttCCGTCGATGATCGCCACCTTCGCGTCCACCGGCTGGGTCTCGGCGTTGGCGTttttcctcgtcgccgtggtggccgcgagctcggtggcggcgagcctGCTGCTGCTCCTCTTTGGCACAGCCGGCGGGGTTGTgtacggcgcggtggcggcgggaccggcgctggcgaggctggaggcgagcgggcgggagcgcgagcggatTAGGATGATAGCGCAgcagaggcggcgggggatgtccggcgcggcggcgcaccatCGGGAGCACGCGGATTGA
- a CDS encoding hypothetical protein (putative uncharacterized protein), whose translation MDERAALVGGREATHSRGDSAVSVSIAPELSGDQHRLEAGQAHQRTSPWVRALLLVGLVALVVTCAALTREDIASRRVATPRLVSPDLEPSPAPDAATTHGKNMRGDGKEHRVARAGRREESKESKRRPDEADYNYIDGEWAYDYEQWDGEFRTVDE comes from the coding sequence ATGgatgagcgcgcggcgctcgtcggcggtcgcgaggcgacgcaTTCGCGCGGGGACAGCGCGGTCAGCGTGTCGATCGCTCCGGAACTCTCGGGCGATCAACACCGACTCGAGGCGGGTCAAGCGCACcagaggacgtcgccgtgggtcAGGGCGCTGCTTTTGGtggggctcgtcgcgctggtggtgacgtgcgcggcgctgacgcgcgaggatatcgcctcgcggcgcgtcgccaccccgcGGCTGGTCTCGCCCGACCTCGAGCCCTCTCCAGCACCGGACGCAGCCACCACCCACGGGAAGAATATGCGGGGTGACGGAAAAGAACATCGCGTGGCGCGAGCGGGGAGGAGGGAGGAGTCCAAGGAGTCCAAGCGCCGGCCGGACGAGGCCGACTACAATTACATCGACGGGGAGTGGGCGTACGACTACGAGCAGTGGGACGGCGAGTTCCGCACCGTCGACGAATAG
- a CDS encoding hypothetical protein (putative uncharacterized protein), translated as MDARGASPPSEATSSVAEQCRRESHEALFRARSETVDGDDDSFVCDAVFRDAQLTCRIASATTRCRLARAGASPRGDCAAMTDCEKCVVAELGKGLAYVEDAESTSSTWSGAAARALAGAFGRVSRASSSSKIDDDDDDDRAGRIDRNMEWSVHLQEVESVRHECRHAELRWRNERTARALLEIHRAAEVAESESSRRFERIAETTTAVAETVVAARAEAEALGAKLDATTIRIDDVNDALVAARAAHEAHDAVTRRGFDGVHAAVASAKEGVDTIAARVDAAAETAASLSAHAANARESLDAVRDAVAWLVDSRVTVREHAWRFVSYAAVVAALGARESAIAAAATVAVVGFLAPFLETEFGVRIFPTDDVDHFRAKSTWALFATLSAVAKLSVLVLAARRARVGCGNEAAWRRRMERRLETVAADVAAMRRERCDAGAAEARDATVGVGVAVVVAQPVKESAVDGVRRRRSTRRRVRA; from the coding sequence atggacgcgcgcggcgcgtcgcctccgagCGAGGCGACCTCATCGGTCGCCGAGCAGTGCCGTCGAGAATCTCACGAGGCGCTCTTccgcgcgcggtcggagacggtcgacggcgacgacgattcgtTCGTGTGCGACGCGGTCTTTCGCGACGCGCAGTTGACGTGCAggatcgcgagcgccaccACGCGCTGCCGCCTCGCGAGGGCCGGCGCCTCACCGCGCGGGGACtgcgccgcgatgaccgACTGCGAGAaatgcgtcgtcgcggaacTGGGGAAGGGGCTGGCgtacgtcgaggacgccgagtcGACGTCTTCCACGTGGAGCGGtgcggcggctcgagcgctcgcgggcgccttcgggcgcgtctcgcgggcgtcgtcgtcgtccaagatcgacgacgacgacgacgacgaccgggcCGGGCGCATAGACAGGAACATGGAGTGGAGCGTCCACCTCCAGGAGGTCGAGTCGGTGCGACACGAGTGCAggcacgccgagctccgaTGGCGAAAcgagcgcaccgcgcgcgcgctgctggAGATTCACCGAGCGGCGGAAGTCGCGGAATCCgaatcgtcgcggcggttcgagcgcatcgcggagacgacgaccgcCGTCGCAGAAACCGTGGTGGCCGCGAGAGCCGAAGCCGAGGCGCTTggcgccaagctcgacgcgacgacgattcggATCGATGACGTGAACGACGCGCTGGTCGCCGCACGAGCCGCGCACGAGGCAcacgacgcggtgacgcgtcgggggttcgacggcgtccacgccgcggtggcgtcggcgaaagAGGGAGTCGATACAATCGCGGCgcgagtcgacgccgcggcggagacggcggcttcgctgagcgcgcacgcggcgaacgcgagaGAGTCACTGGATGCGGTGAGGGACGCGGTTGCGTGGCTCGTGGACTCGCGCGTGACGGTTCGCGAACACGCTTGGCGGTTCGTGTCCtacgcggccgtcgtcgcggcgcttgGGGCGCGGGAatcggccatcgcggcggctgcgaccgtcgccgtcgtcgggttCCTCGCGCCGTTTTTGGAAACCGAATTCGGCGTCCGGATCTTTCCGACGGATGACGTGGACCATTTTCGCGCCAAATCGACGTGGGCCCTGTTCGCGACGCTCTCTGCGGTCGCGAAACTATCCgtgctcgtcctcgccgcgagacgGGCACGTGTCGGGTGTGGCAACGaggcggcgtggaggcggAGAATGGAACGTAGGCTCGAGACGGtagccgccgacgtcgccgcgatgcgaaGGGAACGTTGCGAtgcgggggcggcggaggcgcgggacgccactgtcggggtcggggtcgccgtcgtcgtcgcacagcCGGTGAAGGAGAGCGCGGTGGATGGCgtgaggcggaggcggtcgacgaggcggcgggttcgggcgTGA
- a CDS encoding predicted protein yields the protein MRAPLVALALAAFLACASALPTPFASPLTDRAPRRHLARALLQDDPTTATDAASTFNAVRDVVDSVESSFDSVYETVKSWGPSSAPAAGEPEPVDVDEEEGQLELEPAEAPPPDRRRAILQYDDEYYSDYFAAAPEAAVEDYDYGEAGAGPVGAPAPAPGPYGG from the coding sequence ATGAGAGCCccgctcgtggcgctcgcgctcgccgcgttcctcgcgtgcGCATCCGCGCTTCCgacgcccttcgcgtcgccacTGACCGACCGCGCACCTCGTCGACACCTCGCCCGGGCCCTGCTCCAGGACGACCCCACCAcggccaccgacgccgcgtccaccttcAACGCCGTcagggacgtcgtcgacagCGTCGAGTCGTCCTTCGACAGCGTCTACGAGACCGTCAAGTCGTGGGGtccatcctccgcgcccgcggcgggcgaacccgagcccgtcgacgtcgacgaagaggagggccaactcgagctcgagccaGCCGAGGCTCCCCCGCcggaccgacgccgcgcgataCTCcagtacgacgacgagtacTACTCCGACtacttcgccgcggcgcccgaagCGGCCGTCGAGGACTACGACTACGgcgaggccggcgccgggcccgtcggcgctcccgcgccggcgccaggACCGTACGGCGGGTGA